Proteins encoded within one genomic window of Columba livia isolate bColLiv1 breed racing homer chromosome 1, bColLiv1.pat.W.v2, whole genome shotgun sequence:
- the TFEC gene encoding transcription factor EC isoform X4, with amino-acid sequence MKEKEQSVAIEEIIDSSKIKLLSSSILDIYNSDQGMAPANMGLTNASCPANLPVKRELTEADTRAMAKERQKKDNHNLIERRRRYNINYRIKELGTLIPKSNDPDMRWNKGTILKASVEYIKWLQKEQQRARELEHRQKKLEHANRRLLLRIQELEIQARAHGLPIMSSLGAVDLAAQVIKQQSYPEENSVDYSQQMPLAHGPNSDVCDGPTAFSDPLSHFTDLSFSAALKEEQRLEEILLDDTVSPFGTDPLLSSTSPAASKESSRRSSFSTDDGDDL; translated from the exons CTATCTAGCAGCATTTTGGATATATATAACAGTGACCAGGGAATGGCACCAGCTAATATGGGTCTCACAAATGCTTCTTGCCCAGCTAATCTACCAGTAAAAAGGGAACTCACAG AAGCAGATACACGAGCAATGGCaaaggagagacagaaaaaagataACCACAATCTCA TTGAGAGAAGAAGAAGGTATAATATTAATTACCGAATCAAGGAGCTTGGCACACTCATCCCCAAGTCTAATGATCC TGATATGCGCTGGAACAAAGgaactattttaaaagcatcagTGGAGTACATCAAGTGGCTACAAAAAGAACAACAGAGAGCTAGAGAATTAGAACACAGACAGAAGAAATTAGAGCATGCTAACAGAAGACTTCTACTTCGAATTCAG GAGTTAGAGATCCAGGCACGTGCACATGGCCTTCCAATCATGTCTTCACTCGGTGCTGTCGATTTAGCTGCACAGGTCATCAAGCAACAGTCTTATCCAGAGGAGAACTCTGTAGACTACTCTCAGCAAATGCCTCTAGCACATGGACCGAATTCTGATGTTTGCGATGGACCTACAGCCTTTTCTGATCCACTTTCACACTTCACGGATTTGTCCTTCAGTGCAGCATTAAAAGAAGAGCAACGGCTAGAGGAAATTTTACTGGATGACACGGTGTCACCCTTTGGAACAGACCCACTCCTGTCCTCTACATCCCCAGCTGCATCAAaagagagcagcaggagaagcagctttAGCACAGATGATGGAGATGATTTATAA